GCAGCTTGGATGCTGCCGGCATTTCGGCCATTCATTTTTCAGACAGGAGCCAAGCGATGAGTGGAATAGACACCATTTTAAACAATTCCTTGAATGCGATTAATAACTCAGGACTTTTCGAGGAAAAGGATGCCACCGCAATTTTCGATGCGCTCTCGAACCAGCAGGAAGGGATGGAAAATCTTTCCAACCAGTTCTTGCAGACCGGTATCGACGAGTATCTCAACCAAGATTACGAGAAAGCGGCCAAATCGTTCGAGGCCGCCGTCAACCTGGCCCCGTATTCGGATTACAATATCGAATCCTCGAAATACCTGGTACAGACCTACCTGAAACTGGAAGAAACCGACAAGGCCATCGAAACATACCAGGCGGCCATCCAGCGCAATCCGAACGAAGATACGCTGCGGGCGTCTTTGGGGCAGCTTTTTTATTCCGAGGAGCGTTACGAAGAGGCTACCGAACAGTACCGGCAGGCAGTGCAGGTAAATCCCAGTGCCACCAATCGCTACTCCTATGGAGAGGCTTTGATAAAAGTCGGCAACTTCAGCGAAGCCGAATACCAGTTCAATCAGGTGAAACGGCTCGATCCGGAGAGTTATGCCGGAGATTACGGACTGGGGAAAATGTATGCCCAGGACGAGCAGTACGATAAAGCCATCGAACACTTTCAAAAGGCGTTGAAATTAGAATCGACCTTTTACGATGCGCTTGCCGAGATCGGCTACACTTATGCCGACATGGGCGAGATCGAAGCGGCCAGGGAGGTGGAGGAAGATCTTGAAGATCTGGACGAAGACCTGGCCACCACGCTCAAATATTACATCGATGAAAAGGAGCCGCCCCAAATCGCTTTCGCTTTTGCGAACAGTTCATTTCCATACAGTGCGCCCAAAGGATACCTGGTCTCCAACATTGATTCTTACCTGGAAAATGCTGGTGCGGAGGTCAGCGTGACCATGGAATTTCTGTTTACAAAGGAAATGGATCCGGCATCCATTGAAGACCGCTTTAATTGGAACATATCCCGGGCCTCAAGTGACAATATCGCCGAAACCTATAACTTCGGAGACGAGATCCCATCCACGGAGATTTCCCTTGATCCCTATCCCGACTATGTTATTTACGACAAGGATAGTCTTACTGCTACCGTAGGCTTCACGATTCGCCAAAACGAGACGGCGGACGGCACCATCGACCCATCCCACATCGTCTTCAAGTTCGATGGCGAAGATGTATACGGCGTCGCCATGGATCCGGATAGCGATGAATTCAGCGGCTTTTCTCGAACCGCCTGATTCCATAGATTCCCAAAATACGTCTGCCCGCCATAGAATTCTTACATCATCCGTACCCACGGCCTACCAACAGGACGATGCAATGCCTGGCATAACACTTGCTGATTATTGCTGCGCAAGCTTATGTGTTGCTGTTTTGTTAAGCATTGGTGATAGATTATAATCTATCAAAATATTAATTAGTTCTAGGCGTCAACGATTCGTTTCGAGTAACCGACGCGACGTTAAGGGATTGAAAAAACGGGAAGCCTTGCCAAAAGGATGACAGCGTTCCGTCAGGATAGCGACATCCAACGGATTTGACTGAGAATAGAGACGATTCAGGTATGAAAACGGGCAACTCATCTATGGTTTCCAATTGGCTTCATGAAGCCGTGAAGTTTCAACGGGACGGCAATTTGGATGAAGCCGAAGAGCTATACGAGAAAGTTCTCCGATGTGAACCGGGAAATGCCGATGCGCTTCATTTGCAGGGTTTGGTGGATTTTTCAAAAGGCAACATCGAAGATGCCATCCGAAAGATCAATATGGCCATCGCAGTCGATCCTACTTTCCCAGATTTTTTCCGGAGCCTCGGCTCGGTTCAGAAGAGTGCCGGCCAATTGGAAGAGGCACTGAAAAACTATCAAAAAACCATATCCATGAATCCTACGGATATAGTGGCCTTGTACGAGGCTGCATCAATCAGCCATCAAATGGGTAAGCTCGATATAGCGGAAACCGTTTATAAAAAATGCATTCAAATAAAGCCGAATCATACGGGCGCGATTAACAGCCTGGGATTGATCTATAAAAGCAGAAGTCGGTTCAACGTTGCCGCCAGCTGTTTCAAAAGAGCGCTCGCGATTGATCCCGGTCTATCGGCGGCTCGCTGCAATCTGGCCGTTACTTTGAAAGACCAGGGGAAGATGACAGAGGCCCTGAATGAACTCCAACGGATTGTGGCGACCGATCCCGACTATCCGAAAGCGTATTACCATATGGGGCTGGTCCTAACCGAAATGGGCAAGGCTGCTCAGGCGATCAATGCTTACAAAAAGGCGATCTCCGGCAAAATCGATTTTGGATTGGCCTACAACAATTGTGGTATTTTGTTGCAGGAACTGGGTAGGACCGGGGAGGCTGTGGCCTGTTTTCAAAAGGCGGTGGCTCTGGATCCAACCAATGCCAAGGCTCACTATAATCTCGGTGTGTTGCATAAATATCAGGGCTATGCATCACAAGCGTATAACTGCATGAGGATGGCGATAGAAATAGATCCTGATTTTACGATGGCAAAAACAATGATGCAGACTTGCCTAAAGGATATCTGCCAATGGCCTATCGAAATCGACAAAAACAATGGGAATAAAGACATTCGACTAGAATTGGCGGCGATCTCCCGCCGTCTGTTCAACGAATTGTCGGACGACTATCCGGTTCAAGTTCTGAAATCGGCGCTGAAACGGAGCAGTAATATACAACTACAAGCCGAGGTGCTATCATCCAGCTTATGCGACGAACCGAGTCGTTACGAAGGGAAAAAAGTGATCGTCGGGTATCTGTCCAATAATTTCCGGGACCATCCGACATCTCACTTGATCGTGGATATGTTCAGCCAGCACGACCGCACCCGGTTTGAAATCAATTGCTTTTCCTATGGTGAAGACGACGGCAGCTTCTATCGCAAAGAGATAGAAAAGGGCTGCGATCATTTTGTTGACCTATACAACATCAATTCATTAGAAGCCGCATCAAAAATCCATCAAACCAAAACCCAGATCCTGATCGACCTGAACGGATACACCGCTTGCAGCAGGACTGAGATATGCGGGTTCAGGCCGGCTCCTATACAAGTCCGATACCTGGGTGAAGCGAAGACAGCAGGAGCCTCTTTTTTCGATTATATCGTAACCGATCCAATCGTGACGCCCCTTGAACATGCATCGCATTATAGCGAGAAGCTGGTCCACATGCCCCATAGCTATCAGGTGAACAGCAATCCGCGAGTCGACCAGAAAATTAATTTAGAAAGACAATCATATCGATTGCCAACCCATGGATTCATTTTCTGCTCATTTGCAACCGGTTACAAAATAGATCCGGAACTTTTTGCATGCTGGATGACCATCCTCAAGCAGACACCGGACAGTATCCTCTGGCTAATTAAAAGGGATGAAAAAGCGGAGTCCAACCTGAAATCCGTTGCTTCAATGCTTGGCATCGATCCAAAACGGCTGATCTTTTCTCCCCCGTGTCACAAGCCCGAGCATTTAGCGCGGTTATCGTTGGCGGATTTATGTTTAGACACGCGGGCGGTCAACGGGGCGGCGACGACCAGCGATGCGTTGTGGGCGGGAGTACCGGTGGTAACGATCAAGGGGCGCCATTTTGCATCGCGGATGTCGGCGAGCATATTGACGGCGGTGGGCCTTGAGGAGCTGATCACCGACGATTTACAGCAGTACGCGAAGCTGGCTGCAGCCCTGGCCACCGATGGAAAGCGGTTGAAGACCTTGCGGGAAAAACTGGAACGGAACAAGCGCACTCAGCCTTTGTTCGATACCCGCCGATTTGTGCGCAACTTGGAAAATGCTTACGAACAGATGTGGGCAATTTACAAATCGGGAGGAGATCCCCGGCACATCCAGGTCAAGGATTGTGGCCCGAGTGCAGATATGCACGGATTATGATGGGGTGGCCATTAACGGAAAGGACGGAATACGATGACAGACTGTGAAGAGAAGTATGAAGAGATTCAAAAGATGCTTGCCGACGAGCGCCACGAGGAAGCGCTGACAGCGCTGGAGGCCCTGGTGGCCGAGTTTGACGATTTTGCCCCGGCGCATTTCGATCTGGGTAACCTGCACTATACTTCAGGGCGGATGGATGCGGCCTTGTCCCATTACGAAAAGACTGTGGTGCTTTCGCCGGACAATCCGCTTTATCTGAAGAATCTGGCCGATCTCTTGTACAGCGAGAGCAAGGATACGGACCGTGCACTGGCGTTGTACGACAAGATTTTGTCTCTGAGGCCCGAGGATATCCAGACGTTGATGGTGACGGGCCATTTATGCGTATCGCTCAAGCGTTTCGACGAAGCGTTGGGGTACTACAACCGGGTATTGGACATCGAGCCATGGAATGACGAGGCCCAGCAGTTCGTGGACCGACTGTTGGCGCAAGGTGTTGTTGGTCAATCGGATGCGGATCCGGAGACGGTGTATCAGCGCTGCCTAGATCAGGCGAGCCGGGGCCAGGTGGAACAGGCGGTCACCGGTTTGGAGTCGCTGGTCGCCGCGCATCCTGACTTTGCCCTGGCCCACAACGATCTGGGGGTTTTGTACTATCAGCGCGGGGACAAAGAGCGCTGTCTTCAGTGTTATGAGAAGGCCGTCACGCTTGATCCGTCCAATTCCAACTATCAGAAGAACCTGGCGGACTTTTATCTGGCCGAGCAGGGCGAGGTGGAAAAAGCTCTGGAGATTTACCTTGCAGTGCTCAACGACAATCCCGAGGATATTGATACCTTGATGGTGGCCGGACACATTTGTACGGCTCTTGGCAAGATCGACTCGGCCAGGGTGTTTTATGACCGCGTGCTGGATGTGGAGCCGTGGAATCTGGAGGCCAGCGAGCGTCTGGAAAAGTTGTCTGTGGAACAATCCTGAGGGAATCGGCAGAAGGGGGCCGTACATTGACAGCCAGTGGCGAATCGCAGGTGAATCGGTTGCTTGAAAAGGGCCAACGTCTGGAGGCGGGGGCCGACTTTCAGAGCGCCGTGGATTTGTATCAGCAGGCACTGGCGATATCACCGGACGATGCGCGCGTATTGGGTCGGCTGGGTGCCATCGCATACCGGGCCGGTCAATTGTCCCGAGCCGAGACCTTCTATTTGCGTGCCGCGGATCGGGAGCCCGGGTATTGGGCGCATCACAAGGGACTGGGCAACGTGTACAAGCGGCAGGGAAGGCTTGCCGAGGCCGAGTCCAGTTTGCGGCAAGCTATAGCGTTGTCGCCGGAAAGTGCGGAGGTTCATTACGATCTGGGGATCGTGCACCAGATCGGCGGCCGGTTGGAAAAGGCACTGGCCGGCTACCGTTCGGCCATCGATTGCGATCCGGAGCATGCACCGGCCTGGAACAATCTGGGGCTGGTGTATTTGGATCTCGGCGAGCGCGACAAGGCGATCGACTGTTTGCAGACCGCCATCGCTAAAAAACCGGACTTTGCAGGTGCGTATAATAACCTGGGGATGGCATTCATGGAAACGGGACAATTTAAAAAGGCAATCGAGATGAGCCGAAAATTCGTCGCCCTCGACCCCAAAAGTCATGCCGGCTATCATAATATGGGGAATGCCTTGTTAAAGATGGACTGCTACCAGCAGGCCATTACCTGTTTCGAACAGGGTTTGGGTAAACAAAAAGACCATCCAGAAATTCTCAATAGTCTTGGTGTGGCCTATCAGAAAAATGGCGAACCAGAGCGGGCAATTGCCTGCTTTCAAAAAGTTGTTGAACGCAAGCCTGACTCACAAAAAAGCTATATTCATCTATACAACCAACTGAGACAGGTTTGTGACTGGACCAATGCCGCAAAGATATCCGAAGTAATCGATAAATTGACCGAAAGCAGTCTGATATCCGAAAGAAAACCGTCAGAACCGCCGTTCATGAGCATTTGCAGGGACATGGATGAAGCGAGGCATCTACAGATTGCGCGGTTATGGAGCCGCGACATCGAAAGACAGGCAAACGAGCCCAAGTTTTTCGAAAAGCTCAGTCCCCCGAAAAGACATCCACGAATACTGCGCATCGGCTATCTGACCAATAATTTCAGAAATCACCCAACGACGCACCTTTTGTGCGACGTGTTCAGGATGCACGATCGCAGTCGTTTTTCCGTCAATGCTTATTCGTGCAGCAGCCGCAGCAGCAATACGTACGCAAAAATCGTACATGAAAACTGTGACTGTTTTACGGAACTTTTCCTGATGAACGATCGGGATGCAGCAAAAAAAATTGCCGACGATGGCATCGATATCCTGGTTGATCTCAATGGATATTCGGATGGGCATCGAATGCCAATTTGCGCATTGCGTCCTGCCCCTATTCAGGTGAGATACTTGGGGATGGCCGGAACAACCGGGGGAAGCTTTTTCGATTACATGATTGGGGATTCGATTATCACACCGGATTCCTCCGCCCAGAACTACAGCGAGAAATTTGTCCACATGCCGCACACCTATCAGGTCAATAGCTACCGGAGCCATAACGACAGGGCATGTTCGCCAGTACACGAAAAAGACTGGCCGGAGGAAGGATTCACTTTTTGTTGTTTTTGCTCAAACTACAAATTGGAACCCGAGTTATTCGAAACCTGGATGCGAATCCTCAATCGCGTTCCGGACAGTTATTTGTGGTTACTATCTGAAAGCCGCTCTGTCTCAGAAAATCTTCGTAGGGCGGCCAATCTTTTTGGAGTGTCCCCGGATCGTATTCGTTTCGGGCAAAAAGAAACGAAGGAAAAACATCTTTCCAGGCTTGGAAAGGCTCATCTGGCATTGGACACGCGAGCGGTCAACGGAGCTGCGACGACCAGCGACGCGTTGTGGGCCGGCGTACCGGTGATAACGATCAAGGGACGCCATTTTGCATCGCGGATGTCGGCGAGCATATTGACAGCCATTGGACTCCCGGAACTGATTGCCGACAATTTAGAGCGGTACGAAAATCTGGCCGTTGAACTGGCGACCGATAAAGATCGGTTGAATGCTTTACGGGACAAGCTGAAAAAGAACCGTTCGTCTAAACCCTTGTTCGACAGCCAACGGTTTGTACGCAACCTGGAGAATGCATTCGAGCAAATGTGGCGGATCCATATTGCCGGAGAACCCCCGCAGCAAATCACAGTCGTGGAGTCCGAATATGATTTCAAATAAAGCTCAAACAGATCCTTATGAAGTCTATCGCAGGGGTGATCGATGCCTCCGGGAAGGGAATGTAGAGAAAGCCAAAGCGTATTACGAGCAGGCGGTTTCCTTAAAAAAGGATTTTGTTGAGGCTCATTTTAAATTGGCCACGCTATTCGCCGGCTCCGGGGACCTTGAAAAAGCAAGTGCTGCCTACAAAACATGCATTCGGATAGAACCCAGAATTTCTGCCGTATATAACAATCTGGGCCTCATTTTGAAAGCTCAAGGAAATTTAGAAGCCGCGATTTCCTGTTTTCGAAAAGGGATCGACGTAGATCCAATGTTTGTGCAGGTATACAGCAATTTGGGAACCATTTTTTATTCGTTGAGGAAATTGGATCTGGCACTTGAAGTCTATTTAAAAGCAGTCGGTATCTCTCCCATGGATCCAATTGCCCAGTATAATCTTGGATTGGTAAGAAAAGATCTGGGGCATCTGGAAGACGCTCTGACTTGTTTTGAAAAAGCGATAACCATTGAACCCAGGTTTTCTCAGGCATTAAATAATGCCGGGATTACGCTTAACAAGCTGGGTAGAACGAAAGAAGCTATTTTAAAATTCGAAAGCGCGGTTGATGCGGATCCGAAAAATGCGGATGCATGCTACAATTTAGGGAAACTTCTTCAAGATGTCTGCGATTGGCGAAATCTGGATGCCGTTCTCGATTTGGTCGATCGACAGACTCGAGAATCGATCGATGCCGGAATTAAACCTGCCGAGGAACCATTTTTTAACTTGGCCAGGAGTCAAAGCCTGTCACAGAACCTTCATGTTGCAAGACTACA
This window of the uncultured Desulfosarcina sp. genome carries:
- a CDS encoding tetratricopeptide repeat protein; amino-acid sequence: MKTGNSSMVSNWLHEAVKFQRDGNLDEAEELYEKVLRCEPGNADALHLQGLVDFSKGNIEDAIRKINMAIAVDPTFPDFFRSLGSVQKSAGQLEEALKNYQKTISMNPTDIVALYEAASISHQMGKLDIAETVYKKCIQIKPNHTGAINSLGLIYKSRSRFNVAASCFKRALAIDPGLSAARCNLAVTLKDQGKMTEALNELQRIVATDPDYPKAYYHMGLVLTEMGKAAQAINAYKKAISGKIDFGLAYNNCGILLQELGRTGEAVACFQKAVALDPTNAKAHYNLGVLHKYQGYASQAYNCMRMAIEIDPDFTMAKTMMQTCLKDICQWPIEIDKNNGNKDIRLELAAISRRLFNELSDDYPVQVLKSALKRSSNIQLQAEVLSSSLCDEPSRYEGKKVIVGYLSNNFRDHPTSHLIVDMFSQHDRTRFEINCFSYGEDDGSFYRKEIEKGCDHFVDLYNINSLEAASKIHQTKTQILIDLNGYTACSRTEICGFRPAPIQVRYLGEAKTAGASFFDYIVTDPIVTPLEHASHYSEKLVHMPHSYQVNSNPRVDQKINLERQSYRLPTHGFIFCSFATGYKIDPELFACWMTILKQTPDSILWLIKRDEKAESNLKSVASMLGIDPKRLIFSPPCHKPEHLARLSLADLCLDTRAVNGAATTSDALWAGVPVVTIKGRHFASRMSASILTAVGLEELITDDLQQYAKLAAALATDGKRLKTLREKLERNKRTQPLFDTRRFVRNLENAYEQMWAIYKSGGDPRHIQVKDCGPSADMHGL
- a CDS encoding tetratricopeptide repeat protein, translating into MTDCEEKYEEIQKMLADERHEEALTALEALVAEFDDFAPAHFDLGNLHYTSGRMDAALSHYEKTVVLSPDNPLYLKNLADLLYSESKDTDRALALYDKILSLRPEDIQTLMVTGHLCVSLKRFDEALGYYNRVLDIEPWNDEAQQFVDRLLAQGVVGQSDADPETVYQRCLDQASRGQVEQAVTGLESLVAAHPDFALAHNDLGVLYYQRGDKERCLQCYEKAVTLDPSNSNYQKNLADFYLAEQGEVEKALEIYLAVLNDNPEDIDTLMVAGHICTALGKIDSARVFYDRVLDVEPWNLEASERLEKLSVEQS
- a CDS encoding tetratricopeptide repeat protein, which produces MTASGESQVNRLLEKGQRLEAGADFQSAVDLYQQALAISPDDARVLGRLGAIAYRAGQLSRAETFYLRAADREPGYWAHHKGLGNVYKRQGRLAEAESSLRQAIALSPESAEVHYDLGIVHQIGGRLEKALAGYRSAIDCDPEHAPAWNNLGLVYLDLGERDKAIDCLQTAIAKKPDFAGAYNNLGMAFMETGQFKKAIEMSRKFVALDPKSHAGYHNMGNALLKMDCYQQAITCFEQGLGKQKDHPEILNSLGVAYQKNGEPERAIACFQKVVERKPDSQKSYIHLYNQLRQVCDWTNAAKISEVIDKLTESSLISERKPSEPPFMSICRDMDEARHLQIARLWSRDIERQANEPKFFEKLSPPKRHPRILRIGYLTNNFRNHPTTHLLCDVFRMHDRSRFSVNAYSCSSRSSNTYAKIVHENCDCFTELFLMNDRDAAKKIADDGIDILVDLNGYSDGHRMPICALRPAPIQVRYLGMAGTTGGSFFDYMIGDSIITPDSSAQNYSEKFVHMPHTYQVNSYRSHNDRACSPVHEKDWPEEGFTFCCFCSNYKLEPELFETWMRILNRVPDSYLWLLSESRSVSENLRRAANLFGVSPDRIRFGQKETKEKHLSRLGKAHLALDTRAVNGAATTSDALWAGVPVITIKGRHFASRMSASILTAIGLPELIADNLERYENLAVELATDKDRLNALRDKLKKNRSSKPLFDSQRFVRNLENAFEQMWRIHIAGEPPQQITVVESEYDFK
- a CDS encoding tetratricopeptide repeat protein, with protein sequence MSGIDTILNNSLNAINNSGLFEEKDATAIFDALSNQQEGMENLSNQFLQTGIDEYLNQDYEKAAKSFEAAVNLAPYSDYNIESSKYLVQTYLKLEETDKAIETYQAAIQRNPNEDTLRASLGQLFYSEERYEEATEQYRQAVQVNPSATNRYSYGEALIKVGNFSEAEYQFNQVKRLDPESYAGDYGLGKMYAQDEQYDKAIEHFQKALKLESTFYDALAEIGYTYADMGEIEAAREVEEDLEDLDEDLATTLKYYIDEKEPPQIAFAFANSSFPYSAPKGYLVSNIDSYLENAGAEVSVTMEFLFTKEMDPASIEDRFNWNISRASSDNIAETYNFGDEIPSTEISLDPYPDYVIYDKDSLTATVGFTIRQNETADGTIDPSHIVFKFDGEDVYGVAMDPDSDEFSGFSRTA